In the genome of Vanacampus margaritifer isolate UIUO_Vmar chromosome 1, RoL_Vmar_1.0, whole genome shotgun sequence, one region contains:
- the clec14a gene encoding C-type lectin domain family 14 member A, with product MSGILPVALSECVRACVCVCACVSAARPRRYKKVIWGRRLAVSRHHTLPVPAGSRGTGRRAGGGPGGAGGLLVAFGAEGEVASRCGTSWERHKKERTHFEEEESAMLPPPPPAFLQLLVFTLTLTPPSSAAAKSHPRYELRHSPLPFERAQEACHPHGLASFARPEELAQVLSLIGGSPRAGSLTFWVGLKKAKNQCVVPSLPLRGFKWTFGGEDATESRWAHEPEQTCTSVLCAGLVTQLDGSTVVSWGLVPLSCKTRNHFICKLESDDGGLAEPKLGRTEPAGPKTAEPEFPTPEPAGPNQSEQKPEVPQLPTPEPAGPEKVRPESATPEPAVPELPERKPHTPTPPTPEAAGPELVGPESTRPGPDEAGSDIGPESGSGSCPHPVVAGARFLTLDPDNSSRIQVDCWSKVRVDLHCWAPAAGWRLPGGAPANLSSVCTPCGAGFRKDTSGECADVDECSGPHGCPRQCVNTAGSFTCVCGEDGTACKPTESDAPGPFSGVLVPALVGAAVVLLVLALIAGVTIWCCLRQRNKKKEAEQRDKLAH from the exons ATGAGCGGCATCCTTCCTGTTGCTCTGtctgagtgcgtgcgtgcgtgcgtgtgtgtgtgtgcgtgcgtgtctgcaGCCCGACCCCGAAGATACAAAAAAGTGATTTGGGGAAGGCGGCTGGCCGTATCAAGACACCACACACTTCCTGTCCCGGCAGGAAGTCGGGGCACTGGgaggcgggcgggcgggggTCCAGGAGGGGCGGGTGGGCTTTTGGTTGCGTTCGGCGCTGAGGGCGAGGTCGCCAGTCGGTGTGGGACGAGTTGGGAACGACACAAGAAGGAAAGAACACATTTCGAG GAGGAGGAGTCAGCCATGTTGCCGCCGCCCCCTCCCGCCTTTCTTCAGCTGTTGGTTTTCACCCTCACCTTGACGCCGCCGTCTTCCGCCGCCGCCAAGTCGCACCCGCGCTACGAGCTACGTCACTCGCCGCTCCCCTTTGAGCGAGCGCAGGAGGCGTGTCATCCCCACGGTCTGGCCTCCTTTGCCAGACCCGAGGAGCTTGCCCAAGTCCTTAGTCTGATTGGCGGGTCGCCGCGCGCCGGGTCGCTCACCTTCTGGGTGGGGCTAAAGAAGGCCAAGAACCAGTGTGTGGTCCCCTCGTTGCCCCTCAGAGGCTTCAAGTGGACTTTCGGGGGCGAGGACGCAACAGAGAGCCGCTGGGCCCACGAGCCGGAACAGACCTGCACCTCAGTTCTCTGTGCAGGACTCGTCACCCAGTTGGATGGGTCCACAGTCGTCAGCTGGGGTCTGGTACCACTCAGCTGCAAGACCAGGAACCACTTCATATGCAAGCTGGAGTCAGACGATGGCGGACTTGCTGAACCTAAGCTTGGCAGGACGGAGCCTGCTGGACCCAAAACAGCAGAACCAGAATTTCCTACACCTGAACCGGCAGGACCTAATCAGTCTGAGCAAAAACCAGAAGTACCACAGCTACCAACACCTGAACCTGCTGGACCAGAAAAAGTCAGACCTGAATCTGCTACGCCTGAACCTGCAGTACCTGAACTACCTGAGCGAAAACCTCACACACCAACACCGCCAACACCTGAAGCTGCCGGACCAGAACTTGTTGGACCTGAATCTACTCGGCCTGGACCTGATGAAGCGGGCTCTGACATTGGTCCAGAATCCGGGTCTGGCTCGTGTCCCCACCCTGTGGTGGCCGGCGCTCGTTTCCTCACTCTGGACCCTGACAACAGCAGCAGGATCCAAGTGGACTGCTGGTCCAAAGTCCGTGTGGATCTGCACTGCTGGGCCCCTGCGGCCGGGTGGCGTCTGCCGGGCGGCGCCCCCGCCAACCTGAGCTCCGTGTGCACCCCGTGCGGCGCCGGCTTCCGCAAGGACACCTCGGGGGAGTGCGCGGACGTGGACGAGTGCTCGGGTCCGCACGGGTGCCCTCGCCAGTGCGTCAACACGGCGGGCTCCTTCACGTGCGTGTGCGGCGAGGACGGGACGGCGTGCAAGCCCACCGAGAGCGACGCCCCCGGGCCCTTCTCGGGGGTGCTGGTGCCGGCCCTGGTGGGGGCGGCGGTAGTTCTGCTGGTTCTGGCGCTCATTGCCGGGGTTACGATTTGGTGCTGCCTGAGGCAACGCAACAAGAAGAAGGAGGCGGAGCAAAGAGACAAGCTGGCACATTAA
- the foxa1 gene encoding hepatocyte nuclear factor 3-alpha, with protein sequence MLGSVKMEGQEAPDWTCFYSDEVYSPMAAGLGMGSVSGYMSAGGGGAAASFNMTYGGPSISPAPVSGMGMSCLGNGGMGTAMSPCGGGAGQAAQHHHHAYAGVSPGAQYGGGGGGGGGGLNLNRGRGDAKPSLRRSYPHAKPPYSYISLITMAIQQAPGKMLTLSEIYQWIIELFPFYRNNQQRWQNSIRHSLSFNDCFVKVSRSPDKPGKGSYWTLHPDSGNMFENGCYLRRQKRFKCDRKSLAEGRKERGGSGGGNSPCGDALKPPGLAHASPLASSSRCSPPGPEGAKLLSSLCLPPHGMELKGDAHYAFNHPFSINNLMSSPEHHKLDLRTYDALQYSSYGAGRGGDALEATYYQGACTRALLNTS encoded by the exons ATGCTGGGCTCGGTCAAGATGGAAGGTCAGGAGGCTCCGGACTGGACTTGCTTCTACAGTGACGAG GTGTACTCCCCGATGGCGGCGGGCTTGGGGATGGGCTCGGTGTCCGGCTACATGTcggccggcggcggcggggctGCGGCCTCCTTCAACATGACGTACGGCGGGCCCAGCATAAGCCCCGCCCCCGTGTCCGGGATGGGCATGTCCTGCCTGGGCAACGGCGGCATGGGCACGGCCATGAGCCCGTGCGGCGGCGGCGCGGGCCAGGCGGCGCAGCATCACCACCACGCGTACGCCGGCGTCAGTCCCGGGGCCCAgtacggcggcggcggtggcggcggcgggggcggcCTGAACCTGAACCGAGGCCGCGGCGACGCCAAGCCGTCGCTGCGGCGCAGCTACCCGCACGCCAAGCCGCCGTACTCGTACATCTCGCTGATCACGATGGCCATCCAGCAGGCGCCCGGCAAGATGCTGACGCTCAGCGAGATCTACCAGTGGATCATCGAGCTCTTCCCGTTCTACCGCAACAACCAGCAGCGCTGGCAGAACTCCATCCGCCACTCGCTGTCCTTCAACGACTGCTTCGTCAAAGTGTCCCGCTCGCCCGACAAACCCGGCAAAGGCTCCTACTGGACGCTGCATCCCGACTCCGGCAACATGTTTGAGAACGGCTGCTACCTGCGCCGCCAAAAGCGCTTCAAGTGCGACAGGAAGAGCCTGGCGGAGGGCAGGAAGGAgcgcggcggcagcggcggcggcaacTCACCCTGCGGCGACGCCCTCAAACCTCCGGGACTCGCCCACGCGTCCCCGCTGGCCTCGTCCAGCCGCTGCTCGCCGCCCGGCCCCGAGGGCGCCAAGCTGCTCTCGTCCCTGTGCCTGCCCCCGCACGGCATGGAGCTGAAGGGCGACGCCCACTACGCCTTCAACCACCCCTTCTCCATCAACAACCTCATGTCGTCCCCCGAGCACCACAAACTGGACCTGCGGACCTACGACGCCCTGCAGTACTCGTCCTACGGCGCCGGCAGGGGCGGCGATGCGCTGGAGGCCACCTACTACCAGGGGGCTTGCACCAGAGCCCTGCTCAACACCTCGTAG